A window of Cydia splendana unplaced genomic scaffold, ilCydSple1.2 scaffold_63_ctg1, whole genome shotgun sequence contains these coding sequences:
- the LOC134805791 gene encoding uncharacterized protein LOC134805791, whose product MSDDESTTPRVAVQVPGEGASTSESSVSHISVKPPPFYPDKPTMWFAQLDGQFTLTKITSDTTKFYHAISVLEYKYAVEVEDIITNPPASDKYGTLKRELIARLSSSKQERLKQLMSKEELGDRKPSQFLRHIRSLAGADYPDDFIRHLWMSRLPTVLQSIVAYQDNLPLDTVAQMADKVHEVTPPGPGYQVAAASSSGVPGSVIDQLHQKIDALASRLDAMSTSRGRQGQPRSRSRGKPRNRSRSRPRAGKPSGDGQRLCWYHYKYADKADKCISPCAYSKN is encoded by the coding sequence ATGTCTGACGATGAAAGTACTACACCTCGAGTGGCTGTACAGGTCCCTGGGGAGGGGGCCAGTACTAGTGAGTCGTCCGTTAGCCACATAAGTGTTAAGCCGCcgccgttttatccggataagCCGACTATGTGGTTCGCTCAGCTAGATGGCCAGTTTACGCTGACAAAAATTACGAGCGACACTACCAAGTTTTATCACGCCATATCCGTTTTGGAATATAAATACGCGGTTGAAGTGGAGGACATTATAACCAATCCGCCGGCAAGTGATAAATATGGTACGCTTAAGAGGGAACTTATAGCTCGTTTGTCAAGTTCTAAGCAGGAGCGTTTAAAGCAGTTGATGTCGAAAGAGGAGCTCGGTGACAGGAAGCCGAGCCAGTTTCTACGGCATATCCGGAGCTTAGCGGGTGCAGATTATCCGGATGATTTTATTCGCCATTTGTGGATGAGCCGATTACCTACGGTGTTGCAGAGCATAGTCGCTTACCAGGATAATTTGCCCTTGGATACCGTGGCTCAGATGGCGGACAAGGTGCATGAAGTTACACCGCCCGGACCTGGTTATCAGGTGGCTGCGGCATCGTCATCGGGAGTTCCTGGGTCTGTAATCGACCAGTTACACCAGAAAATTGACGCGTTGGCGTCAAGGCTTGACGCGATGTCCACCTCCCGGGGCCGTCAGGGTCAGCCCCGGTCGAGGTCCCGCGGCAAGCCACGTAATCGTTCCAGGAGCCGGCCGCGGGCTGGCAAGCCCAGCGGCGACGGCCAGCGCCTGTGCTGGTACCACTACAAGTATGCGGACAAGGCAGATAAGTGCATTTCCCCCTGTGCGTACTCAAAAAACTAG